A window from Drosophila kikkawai strain 14028-0561.14 chromosome 2L, DkikHiC1v2, whole genome shotgun sequence encodes these proteins:
- the Psc gene encoding polycomb group protein Psc produces the protein MMTPESKAILPAAATTTTAAAAAATGATAPMAHTQKSQLSTLAKTTTTSTTPAAATATKASKSAVSNANSNGKKLALSQKTATPTNVDKMHKQQQQLIAASSIKVKSENTLATTATATATATAQLATSGKAAKTILEKRNIKKESTPPATSATASTVESVEATSSSCFSSSSSTSSSSSWSTTRAASEEASSNGGASADEEKLEEEQQQAATATATTTSDLATTSRPRPVLLTAVNPHIICHLCQGYLINATTIVECLHSFCHSCLINHLRKERFCPRCEMVINNAKPNIKSDTTLQAIVYKLVPGLYERELMRKRAFYKDRPEDAALATPEQRGDDTEHLIFSPSDDMSLSLEYAELGELKAESESEVMDTLRPRYLQCPAMCRVSHLKKFVYDKFEIDAQRFSIDIMYKVKTIVLLDYYTLMDIAYIYTWKRDAPMRFYYRVYESPQPLVKPAPPRRVVPLKLEKLVQKVEEPMPMETAPVPVEAEPVQAAPIKVEQQEVIKEVMEVPQPTPKPEILKLLLNRSMLEKRDKSHSPQASSKHSSKNSPPTPVPSSPSEPNIKLKIDLSKQNSVTIINMSDPERREIVKPLKPEKESRSKKKDKDGSSPKSSPSTSSSSGSSSSSGERKRKSPSPLTVPPLTIRTERILSPSGVSTLSPRVTSGAFLEDPKSEFLKSFALTPIKVKVESPERMTNSRAITPPSSVVQLQQQSPPKSKGNVEDSMLMKPPSCMPPKSIASSKRKSKEPVKAVSKKPKLSPPLPREDFKIRLPATNGNSPTAAATPKVEKPLMPPPSKPPMLAPRKLQPAAQFATPPPSPMHHHAGMQMSAPGNRTPIAKRYQPILPKASRPNPFANIPNDVNRLLKDAGTEIKSIGGGAGGATAQKSHVYGPKSDVTKMGPPPAPVTGGLGVSAASSQGNRNLGKPMPPLNNNNKGGNNNSSNNYLNLALFNASKSKGKEAPPGCRTPMYTPNSPIYSPSSPQYVPSYNIPTMPTYKYTPKPAAVANSGAGNGGASAAGYLQNMLGGGSGAGSLSGLFPSPPTKSDQNTNPAQGAPGASSLQAGAAAAAGNGNGNGNLYPRSASPSEDAPEKQQVKVKSLLNSCNINIPSSLSITISRDNGDPSSPNNGQHPKHKSPVNNYIEIVKLPDQLPSEQVQAAKEAQQKRQSPGPVAAPLPIKLPPPPPSKAIPSPQHLMSRMTPPQLPQVATTTPPPPSAPRVITPPKTSPPPPAKATPLKPVLTPTQADKKTPSPEKRNAAQIGSHSPTASENKSPKGGAAGGANSGAASQNGDPSAAKKFRPILPRQNAMPELAPKLPTLAPGFPFNAPQNPAAPGKKVAPSKKSPNAGATASQPGQQKQQQQQQKLSPPQKNQQQHQHHQQQGKKASKNPTPPPPTPSLPSVGKMMGHPGLPSLPGLTTPLGIASSASAAAAASGQLDLSNFLKENLMRAQVAQAAQAAQAAQANQSNMLYNFAQMGHLSPAMYNYHQAYLMEQLSRMQRAGNEVFNDYLQKLKSAATASGGGGPSEGEPKPVMPMLPTVTLPSPGGLVPQAASPKTSPVPTGKLTAGATAPQAKGGSGGGNSGAAGSARHQTAATSNGAAPASLKSK, from the exons ATGATGACGCCAGAGTCGAAAGCAATATtgccagcagcggcaacaacaacaactgcggcagcagcagcagcaacaggagcaacagcaCCAATGGCTCACACACAAAAGTCGCAGTTGTCAACGTTGGCCAAGACAACTACAACATCAAcgacaccagcagcagcgacggCTACAAAAGCCTCCAAAAGCGCTGTCAGCAATGCAAATAGCAATGGCAAAAAGCTGGCTTTGTCTCAGAAAACAGCAACACCAACTAATGTTGATAAAATGCacaagcaacaacagcaacttaTTGCTGCCAGCAGCATTAAAGTAAAAAGTGAAAACACATTAgcaacaacggcaacagcaacagcaacagcaacagcacaaCTTGCCACCAGCGGCAAGGCGGCAAAAACAATATTAGAAAAAAGAAACATCAAGAAGGAATCAACGCCACCGGCCACGAGTGCTACTGCCTCGACTGTGGAATCCGTTGAGGCCACCTCATCATCCTGCTTCTCGTCCTCTTCCTCCACCTCATCGTCTTCATCCTGGTCTACGACCAGAGCGGCGTCTGAGGAGGCCAGCAGTAATGGTGGCGCCTCTGCGGATGAGGAGAagttggaggaggagcagcagcaggcggcgaCGGCAACGGCGACAACGACTTCCGATTTGGCCACAACTTCAAGGCCACGCCCCGTACTGTTGACGGCCGTTAATCCGCACATCATCTGTCACCTGTGTCAGGGCTATCTGATCAATGCCACCACCATCGTCGAGTGTCTGCACTCCT TCTGCCACAGTTGCCTCATTAATCACCTGAGAAAGGAGCGATTCTGCCCGCGCTGCGAGATGGTCATCAACAACGCCAAGCCGAACATCAA ATCGGACACCACGCTCCAAGCAATTGTCTATAAGCTCGTGCCGGGCTTGTATGAGCGGGAGCTGATGCGCAAAAGGGCCTTCTACAAGGATCGGCCCGAGGACGCGGCCTTGGCCACGCCAGAGCAGCGTGGAGATGACACGGAGCATCTAATCTTTAGCCCTTCGGATGATATGTCCTTGTCGTTGGAGTACGCGGAATTGGG TGAACTCAAAGCCGAGTCGGAATCGGAAGTTATGGACACACTGCGTCCGCGTTACCTTCAATGTCCGGCCATGTGCCGTGTGAGCCACCTAAAGAAGTTCGTCTACGACAAGTTCGAGATCGATGCCCAGCGCTTTAGCATCGACATTATGTACAAGGTCAAGACAATCGTCCTGCTGGATTACTACACGCTGATGGACATTGCCTACATCTACACGTGGAAGCGGGATGCGCCCATGCGGTTCTACTATCGCGTATATGAGTCGCCTCAGCCATTGGTGAAACCAGCTCCACCTCGTCGGGTTGTGCCCTTGAAACTGGAGAAGCTGGTGCAGAAAGTAGAAGAGCCAATGCCAATGGAAACTGCTCCTGTGCCGGTGGAAGCTGAGCCTGTACAGGCAGCTCCTATTAAGGTGGAACAGCAGGAAGTGATCAAAGAGGTGATGGAGGTCCCGCAGCCCACACCCAAACCGGAAATCCTAAAGCTCCTGCTCAACCGGAGTATGCTGGAGAAGCGCGATAAGAGCCACTCGCCGCAGGCAAGCTCCAAGCACTCTTCAAAGAACTCTCCACCCACTCCCGTTCCCTCTTCACCCTCGGAGCCCAATATAAAGCTGAAGATCGATCTGTCCAAGCAGAACAGCGTGACCATTATCAATATGTCCGATCCCGAGCGACGGGAGATTGTCAAGCCGCTGAAGCCCGAGAAGGAGTCGCGTTCCAAGAAGAAGGACAAGGACGGCAGCAGCCCCAAGTCCTCGCCGAGCACTTCATCCTCCTCCGGTTCCTCGTCTTCCAGTGGGGAGCGCAAGCGCAAGAGTCCCAGCCCGCTGACAGTTCCACCCCTGACCATTCGCACGGAACGCATTCTCAGTCCAAGTGGCGTTAGCACGCTAAGTCCACGCGTGACCAGCGGCGCTTTCTTGGAGGATCCCAAGTCGGAGTTCCTCAAGTCCTTTGCCCTGACGCCCATCAAGGTGAAGGTTGAGTCGCCGGAGCGGATGACCAACAGTCGAGCTATTACCCCGCCTTCATCTGTAgtccagctgcagcagcaatcgCCACCGAAATCCAAGGGTAATGTGGAGGACAGCATGCTAATGAAGCCGCCCAGCTGCATGCCGCCCAAGTCCATCGCTTCCTCGAAGCGCAAGAGCAAGGAACCGGTAAAGGCAGTGTCCAAGAAGCCAAAGCTATCGCCGCCACTTCCGCGCGAGGACTTTAAAATACGCCTGCCAGCCACCAATGGCAACTCGCCGACTGCAGCCGCCACGCCCAAGGTGGAGAAACCGCTGATGCCACCGCCCTCGAAGCCACCGATGCTGGCACCCCGCAAGCTCCAGCCAGCTGCGCAGTTTGCAACGCCACCGCCCTCGCCGATGCACCATCATGCCGGCATGCAGATGTCGGCTCCTGGCAACAGGACGCCCATTGCTAAACGGTATCAGCCCATTCTGCCCAAGGCATCGCGCCCGAATCCCTTTGCCAATATACCAAACGATGTGAATAGGCTGCTCAAGGACGCGGGCACCGAAATCAAGTCGATTGGCGGCGGAGCGGGAGGCGCTACTGCGCAAAAGTCGCATGTCTATGGACCGAAAAGCGATGTTACCAAGATGGGACCACCGCCAGCGCCAGTGACCGGAGGACTAGGAGTATCAGCCGCTTCTTCGCAGggcaaccgaaaccttggCAAACCGATGCCGCCtctgaacaacaacaataagggaggaaacaacaacagctccaACAACTATCTCAATCTGGCTCTGTTCAATGCCAGCAAATCCAAGGGCAAGGAAGCGCCCCCTGGGTGCCGCACGCCCATGTACACCCCCAACTCGCCCATCTACTCGCCAAGTTCGCCGCAGTACGTGCCCAGCTACAATATACCCACGATGCCCACCTACAAGTACACACCGAAGCCAGCGGCTGTGGCCAATTCGGGAGCTGGCAATGGAGGAGCTTCGGCCGCTGGCTACCTGCAGAACATGCTGGGCGGCGGCAGTGGTGCTGGCTCGCTATCGGGCCTGTTTCCCTCGCCACCCACGAAATCGGATCAGAACACCAATCCGGCGCAAGGCGCACCCGGTGCATCCTCGCTgcaagcaggagcagcagcagctgctggcaacggcaacggcaatggTAATCTGTATCCGCGCAGTGCCAGTCCCAGTGAAGATGCACCAGAGAAGCAGCAGGTGAAGGTCAAGTCTTTACTCAACTCGTGCAACATCAACATTCCCTCGTCGCTGTCCATCACAATTTCGCGGGATAATGGAGATCCATCGTCGCCGAACAATGGCCAGCATCCCAAGCACAAGAGTCCGGTCAATAACTACATTGAGATCGTAAAGCTACCCGACCAGCTGCCGTCGGAGCAGGTGCAGGCCGCCAAGGAGGCGCAGCAGAAGCGCCAGTCGCCCGGTCCAGTGGCAGCCCCTCTGCCCATAAAgctgccgccaccgccgccctCCAAGGCGATTCCCTCGCCCCAGCATCTGATGTCGCGCATGACGCCGCCACAGCTGCCACAAGTGGCCACCACGACGCCCCCACCGCCCAGTGCTCCGCGTGTAATCACTCCCCCCAAGACATCACCGCCTCCGCCCGCGAAGGCCACTCCCCTGAAGCCTGTGCTGACGCCCACACAGGCGGACAAGAAGACGCCGAGTCCGGAGAAACGGAATGCCGCCCAAATTGGCAGCCACTCGCCCACGGCCAGTGAGAACAAGTCGCCCAAGGGCGGAGCTGCGGGCGGAGCCAACTCTGGAGCTGCCAGCCAGAATGGTGATCCTTCGGCGGCCAAGAAATTCCGGCCCATTCTGCCGCGACAGAATGCAATGCCCGAGCTGGCGCCCAAGTTGCCCACGCTGGCTCCTGGCTTTCCATTCAATGCACCACAAAATCCCGCTGCTCCTGGCAAGAAGGTGGCGCCCAGCAAGAAGTCACCCAATGCAGGAGCCACTGCCTCGCAGCCGGGacaacagaagcagcagcaacagcagcagaagctcAGTCCACCGCAAAAGaaccaacagcagcatcagcaccaccagcagcagggaAAGAAGGCATCAAAGAATCCCACGCCGCCACCGCCGACACCATCTCTGCCATCTGTGGGCAAGATGATGGGTCATCCCGGCCTGCCCAGTCTGCCCGGTTTGACCACCCCGCTTGGCATTGCTTCTAGCGCAagtgccgctgctgctgcctccggTCAACTGGACCTGAGCAACTTCCTCAAGGAGAACCTGATGCGTGCGCAAGTGGCGCAGGCAGCACAGGCAGCGCAGGCCGCCCAGGCGAACCAGTCGAATATGCTGTACAACTTTGCCCAGATGGGTCACCTGTCCCCGGCGATGTACAACTACCACCAGGCGTATCTGATGGAGCAGCTCTCGCGGATGCAGCGTGCCGGCAACGAGGTGTTCAACGATTACTTGCAGAAGCTGAAGAGTGCAGCCACTGCcagtggaggaggaggtcCGTCAGAGGGGGAGCCCAAGCCAGTGATGCCTATGCTGCCCACCGTGACACTGCCCAGTCCGGGAGGACTCGTACCGCAAGCAGCCAGTCCAAAGACATCGCCAGTGCCCACCGGAAAACTAACGGCGGGTGCTACAGCGCCACAGGCCAAGGGAGGCAGCGGGGGCGGCAACAGCGGAGCTGCGGGGAGTGCACGGCATCAGACGGCGGCCACCAGCAATGGAGCTGCCCCAGCCTCCCTCAAGAGCAAGTGA